The proteins below come from a single Alnus glutinosa chromosome 9, dhAlnGlut1.1, whole genome shotgun sequence genomic window:
- the LOC133878352 gene encoding DNA repair protein RAD5A-like has translation MLRRTKFSTDREGRPILVLPPADIQVIYCELTESEKDFYEALFKRSKVKFDQFVEQGRVLHNYASILELLLRLRQCCDHPFLVMSRGDTQEFSDLNKLAKRFLKGSHKPKKGKLKMSLHELIFKRSRKTCIKGKKESVRYVLKHSKMQY, from the exons ATGTTAAGGAGAACAAAATTTAGCACTGATCGAGAAGGCAG GCCAATTCTCGTTCTTCCTCCAGCTGATATTCAGGTTATCTATTGTGAACTCACAGAAAGTGAAAAAGACTTCTATGAGGCCTTGTTTAAAAGATCCAAG GTGAAATTTGATCAATTTGTTGAGCAAGGGCGGGTTCTTCATAATTATGCTTCCATATTGGAGTTACTTTTACGTCTTCGCCAATGTTGTGATCATCCATTTCTTGTGATGAG TCGAGGTGATACACAAGAATTTTCTGATTTGAATAAGCTAGCTAAACGTTTCCTCAAGGGCAGCCACAAACCCAAGAAGGGGAAGCTAAAGATGAGCCTTCATGAGCTTATATTCAAGAGGTCACGGAAGACCTGCATAAAGGGGAAAAAGGAGAGTGTCCGATATGTCTTGAAGCATTCGAAGATGCAGTATTGA